One Nonomuraea angiospora DNA segment encodes these proteins:
- the cobO gene encoding cob(I)yrinic acid a,c-diamide adenosyltransferase has protein sequence MPQGKPAVVPDDGLTTRQRRNRPLLIVHTGPGKGKSTAAFGMALRAWNQGWPVGVFQFVKSAKWRIGEERALKVLGETGEGGSVTWHKMGEGWSWIQRPGSEEDHAADAREGWEQIKRDLAAETYRFYVLDEFTYPLKWGWLELDDVVAALAARPGNQHVVITGRDAPDRLIEVADLVTEMGKVRHPMDAGQKGQKGIEW, from the coding sequence ATGCCGCAGGGAAAGCCGGCCGTCGTGCCCGACGACGGCCTCACCACCCGGCAGCGCCGCAACCGGCCGCTGCTGATCGTGCACACCGGTCCCGGCAAGGGCAAGTCGACGGCGGCGTTCGGGATGGCGCTACGGGCCTGGAACCAGGGCTGGCCGGTCGGGGTGTTCCAGTTCGTGAAGTCGGCCAAGTGGCGCATCGGCGAGGAGCGGGCGCTGAAGGTGCTCGGGGAGACGGGCGAGGGCGGCTCGGTGACCTGGCACAAGATGGGCGAGGGCTGGTCGTGGATCCAGCGGCCGGGCAGCGAGGAGGACCACGCGGCCGACGCCCGCGAAGGCTGGGAGCAGATCAAGCGGGATCTGGCGGCCGAGACGTACCGGTTCTACGTGCTGGACGAGTTCACGTACCCGCTGAAGTGGGGCTGGCTGGAGCTCGACGACGTGGTGGCGGCTCTCGCCGCGCGGCCCGGCAACCAGCACGTGGTGATCACCGGCAGGGACGCGCCCGATCGGCTGATCGAGGTGGCGGACCTGGTGACGGAGATGGGCAAGGTTCGCCATCCCATGGACGCCGGGCAGAAGGGGCAGAAAGGCATCGAGTGGTAG
- a CDS encoding dienelactone hydrolase family protein, whose translation MRQDVRVPLPDGGALEATVALPQGTAPAAGWPGVVVLHEIYGIEPDMLDVVDLFAEHGYAAVLPDLYSHGTRVGCLSRAMHQFVTEKPGQPAADIDATRQWLAGRDDVDGGRLGVIGFCMGGGFALAYAASAPPGVRAASVNYGAVPRDQERLRPVCPVVGSYGGRDQGFGRHGTRLREHMKALGIEHDVEIYPDAGHSFMTDGHHPVAKLALFPLRHGLVRAAADDAWRRTFAFFDRYVAGGE comes from the coding sequence ATGAGACAGGACGTACGCGTCCCGCTGCCGGACGGCGGTGCGCTGGAGGCGACGGTGGCGCTGCCGCAGGGGACGGCGCCCGCGGCCGGGTGGCCGGGCGTGGTGGTCCTGCACGAGATCTACGGCATCGAACCGGACATGCTGGACGTGGTGGACCTGTTCGCCGAGCACGGGTACGCGGCCGTCCTCCCGGACCTCTACAGCCACGGCACCAGGGTCGGGTGCCTGTCGCGGGCCATGCACCAGTTCGTGACCGAGAAGCCGGGTCAGCCGGCCGCCGACATCGACGCCACCCGGCAGTGGCTGGCCGGCCGCGACGACGTCGACGGCGGCCGGCTCGGTGTGATCGGCTTCTGCATGGGCGGCGGGTTCGCCCTCGCGTACGCGGCGAGCGCGCCGCCCGGCGTGCGGGCCGCGTCGGTCAACTACGGCGCGGTCCCCCGCGACCAGGAGCGGCTGCGCCCGGTGTGCCCGGTCGTGGGCTCCTACGGCGGCCGCGACCAGGGCTTCGGGCGGCACGGCACGCGGCTGCGGGAGCACATGAAGGCCCTCGGCATCGAGCACGACGTCGAGATCTATCCGGACGCCGGGCACTCCTTCATGACCGACGGCCATCACCCCGTCGCGAAGCTCGCGCTGTTCCCGCTGCGTCACGGCCTCGTCCGCGCGGCGGCGGACGACGCGTGGCGGCGCACGTTCGCCTTCTTCGACAGGTACGTGGCGGGCGGCGAGTAG
- a CDS encoding TetR/AcrR family transcriptional regulator, with product MESTAYVEEVATAVQGHLAETGTEASELTLEDIAVVMGVSRSTLIRRIGHRSHLDEILARQGAKVIRRSARDRAVEAAAGLYGAFGVGEVTLEMIAADAGCTVQAIQGQLGGRDGLLAAVFDRYSPMPGVEEVLLDPPADLEPAARLLYEQVLDALMGEARVMAAMFAEIVSRPGGALAVHVRENYAPRFVGLMMSWLAAHVDAGVVRELPEKTLLSQFAGPVLARSVAALATGEHLDPAARARLAADLAGAFCRAVRT from the coding sequence ATGGAGAGCACTGCCTACGTCGAAGAAGTGGCCACGGCCGTACAAGGCCACCTCGCGGAGACCGGGACAGAGGCGAGCGAGTTGACCCTGGAAGACATCGCCGTCGTGATGGGCGTGTCACGCAGCACGCTCATCCGCCGCATCGGCCACCGATCCCACCTTGACGAGATCCTGGCCAGGCAAGGGGCGAAGGTGATCCGCCGATCTGCGCGGGATCGGGCGGTCGAAGCCGCGGCCGGCCTGTACGGCGCGTTCGGGGTCGGCGAAGTGACGCTGGAAATGATCGCCGCCGATGCGGGATGCACCGTGCAGGCGATCCAAGGGCAGCTCGGCGGCCGTGACGGCCTGCTCGCGGCGGTCTTCGACCGCTACAGCCCGATGCCGGGCGTGGAGGAGGTACTGCTCGACCCGCCGGCGGATCTCGAGCCGGCCGCGCGGCTGCTCTACGAGCAGGTGCTCGACGCGCTGATGGGGGAGGCGCGGGTGATGGCCGCGATGTTCGCCGAGATCGTTTCCCGGCCCGGAGGCGCGCTGGCCGTTCACGTACGGGAGAACTACGCGCCCCGATTCGTCGGCCTGATGATGAGTTGGCTGGCGGCACACGTGGATGCGGGTGTGGTGCGCGAACTGCCGGAGAAAACGCTGCTCAGCCAGTTCGCCGGTCCGGTGCTGGCCAGGAGCGTGGCCGCGCTGGCCACGGGCGAGCATCTGGACCCGGCGGCACGCGCACGACTGGCGGCCGATCTGGCGGGGGCGTTCTGCCGGGCCGTGCGGACCTGA
- a CDS encoding LLM class flavin-dependent oxidoreductase, translated as MALLKVGYLLPTRDHAVRGDQDLKQLIDQARQAEALGLDSVWAGESPLTRPRADPLLVLSGAAVATSRITLGTAVLLPALRHPILLAHQLATLDRLSGGRLIIGMGGGFPNAATEAQFAAIGVSFERRIALLEQSIEAMRRLWSGEEVSFAGRDITFHDVTLAPTPVHPSGPPIWLAGGGEPALRRVARLADGWLPYPPHVQTYEQERALIQQSATRAVTPALYATLCLGEDPGQARERLRVSIERYYNAPLEAVETIQAMFAGPAHQAADWLTSYAEAGARHLVIRLAADDHRAALEEFAGTVLPVLHAKGKA; from the coding sequence ATGGCCCTACTGAAGGTCGGTTACCTGCTCCCGACACGGGACCACGCCGTACGCGGTGACCAGGATCTGAAGCAGCTCATCGACCAGGCCCGCCAGGCCGAAGCCCTCGGCCTGGACTCGGTGTGGGCCGGCGAGAGCCCGCTGACGAGGCCCCGCGCCGACCCGCTGCTCGTCCTGTCCGGCGCGGCCGTCGCCACCAGCCGGATCACGCTCGGCACCGCGGTACTGCTGCCGGCGCTACGCCATCCGATCCTGCTGGCACACCAGCTCGCCACCCTGGACCGGCTCTCCGGCGGACGGCTGATCATCGGCATGGGCGGCGGATTTCCCAATGCCGCCACCGAGGCCCAGTTCGCGGCGATCGGCGTCTCCTTCGAGCGCCGCATCGCCCTGCTGGAGCAATCGATCGAAGCGATGCGGCGGTTGTGGAGCGGCGAAGAGGTCTCCTTCGCCGGCCGCGACATCACCTTCCATGACGTGACCCTGGCTCCCACGCCGGTTCACCCGTCCGGCCCCCCGATCTGGCTGGCGGGAGGCGGCGAACCCGCGCTGCGGCGGGTCGCCCGCCTGGCCGACGGCTGGCTGCCCTACCCGCCCCACGTGCAGACCTACGAGCAGGAACGGGCCCTCATCCAGCAGAGCGCGACACGGGCCGTCACCCCCGCCCTCTACGCGACCCTCTGCCTGGGAGAAGACCCCGGACAGGCCCGGGAGCGCCTGCGCGTGAGCATCGAGCGTTACTACAACGCCCCGCTGGAGGCCGTCGAAACCATCCAGGCCATGTTCGCCGGCCCGGCTCACCAGGCCGCCGACTGGCTCACCTCCTATGCCGAAGCCGGTGCCCGTCACCTGGTGATCCGCCTGGCCGCCGATGACCACCGCGCGGCTCTGGAGGAATTCGCCGGCACCGTCCTGCCTGTCTTGCACGCGAAAGGAAAAGCATGA
- a CDS encoding CbtA family protein has product MVRTLLVRGLLLGLLAGLIAGGFAFAFGEPGVDSAIALEQAHAAQEAPGHDHGEEALVSRPGQKAGLFLATGLYGLAVGGIFALVYAGLRGRVGPRSDGGLALAAAGTAFVAVILVPFVKYPANPPAVGDPETIDSRTLLYVVTILVGLAATAIAVATARRVTAGPWARWGAAVAAFLVPVIAAWTLLPAVNEVPEGFPATLLWQFRLASLATQLVFWAAFGVLFGWACDRAARRAAGVPATAASPG; this is encoded by the coding sequence ATGGTACGCACCCTGCTGGTCAGGGGCCTGCTTCTGGGCCTGCTGGCCGGATTGATCGCGGGCGGCTTCGCCTTCGCCTTCGGGGAACCGGGGGTGGACAGCGCCATCGCGCTGGAGCAGGCCCATGCCGCCCAGGAAGCGCCCGGCCATGACCACGGCGAGGAGGCACTCGTCAGCAGGCCGGGACAGAAGGCCGGGCTCTTCCTGGCCACGGGCCTGTACGGGCTGGCCGTGGGAGGGATCTTCGCCCTCGTGTACGCGGGCCTGCGCGGACGGGTCGGCCCCCGGTCGGACGGCGGGCTGGCCCTCGCCGCCGCCGGGACGGCGTTCGTGGCGGTGATCCTCGTGCCGTTCGTGAAATATCCCGCCAACCCGCCGGCCGTGGGCGACCCGGAGACGATCGACAGCCGCACCCTGCTCTACGTGGTCACGATCCTCGTCGGGCTGGCCGCGACCGCGATCGCGGTGGCCACCGCGCGCCGCGTCACCGCCGGGCCGTGGGCGCGGTGGGGCGCGGCGGTGGCGGCGTTCCTGGTTCCGGTGATCGCGGCGTGGACCCTGCTGCCGGCCGTGAACGAGGTGCCCGAAGGTTTCCCCGCCACGCTGTTGTGGCAGTTCAGGCTCGCGTCGCTGGCGACGCAGCTCGTCTTCTGGGCGGCCTTCGGCGTGCTGTTCGGGTGGGCCTGCGACCGGGCGGCCCGCCGCGCGGCGGGCGTCCCGGCGACCGCCGCCTCGCCGGGCTGA
- a CDS encoding VWA domain-containing protein: MIVTYPFSAVVGLDDLKLALVLNAVSPRAGGVLVRGEKGTAKSTIVRALAAQLPAVNVVPGCRFACDPAAPDAGCPDGPHEPGSQGLERPAALVELPVGASEDRLVGSLDVERALTEGVKAFEPGLLAAAHRGVLYVDEVNLLHDHLVDLLLDAAALGTCYVERESVSVRHAARFLLVGTMNPEEGELRPQLLDRFGLTVEVKASRNPAERAEVVRRRLAFDADPGAFAARWAAEEAALASRIARARTRVPGVRLPDARLRQIATVCAAFEVDGLRADLVTASTAIAHAAWQGRDVVTTEDVRAAARLSLPHRRRRDPFDAPGLDEALLEELLARTSGDEEDPDDPDGGGPDISGPGGPDGSPTSAGDGPPPPGDPEGGPEGGGPGSGGPQDGPQDGPQDGPQSGPEGGPEGGGPQGGAGPDRGRRHDRALDGRYPPAVDDAAQAAESRESLLAADDGAVLAQGGVPGEEAAGRVAGVAAPYRVPLLEVPGVGEGAAGRRSRSRTPHGRATGSRRPAGRVRDLHVTATVLAAAPHQLRRGRRGPGLVLREDDLREVVREGREGNLVLFVVDASGSMAARKRMTAVKTAVLSLLLDAYQRRDKVGLVTFRGRGAAVALPPTSSVEAGAARLRSLPTGGRTPLAAGLARAADVLRVERLRDPARRPLLVLVTDGRATAGGDVDRAAALLAGTAAVVVDCESGPVRLGLAVRLAARLRARLVSLDSLADLGSVVRDHRKAV; this comes from the coding sequence TTGATCGTGACATATCCCTTCAGCGCGGTCGTCGGGCTCGACGACCTGAAGCTGGCGCTGGTGCTCAACGCGGTCTCCCCGCGGGCCGGCGGCGTGCTCGTACGCGGCGAGAAGGGCACCGCCAAGTCGACCATCGTGCGCGCGCTGGCCGCCCAGCTGCCCGCCGTGAACGTGGTGCCCGGCTGCCGGTTCGCCTGCGACCCGGCAGCGCCCGACGCCGGATGCCCGGACGGGCCGCACGAACCCGGGAGCCAGGGGCTGGAGCGCCCCGCCGCGCTGGTGGAGCTGCCGGTCGGCGCCTCGGAGGACCGGCTGGTCGGCTCGCTGGACGTGGAGCGGGCGCTGACGGAAGGGGTGAAGGCGTTCGAGCCCGGCCTGCTGGCCGCCGCCCACCGCGGCGTCCTCTACGTGGACGAGGTGAACCTCCTCCACGACCACCTCGTCGACCTGCTGCTCGACGCGGCGGCCCTGGGCACGTGCTACGTGGAGCGCGAGTCGGTGTCGGTACGGCACGCCGCCAGGTTCCTGCTGGTCGGCACCATGAACCCGGAGGAGGGCGAGCTCCGGCCGCAGCTGCTGGACAGGTTCGGGCTGACCGTCGAGGTCAAGGCGTCCAGGAACCCGGCGGAACGCGCCGAGGTGGTGCGCAGGCGGCTCGCCTTCGACGCCGACCCCGGCGCGTTCGCGGCCCGGTGGGCGGCCGAGGAGGCGGCGCTGGCGAGCCGGATCGCGCGGGCCCGGACCCGGGTGCCGGGCGTGCGGCTGCCCGACGCGCGGTTGCGGCAGATCGCGACCGTGTGCGCGGCGTTCGAGGTGGACGGCCTGCGGGCCGACCTGGTGACGGCGAGCACCGCCATCGCCCACGCCGCCTGGCAGGGCAGGGACGTGGTGACGACCGAGGACGTGCGCGCCGCGGCCCGGCTGTCGCTGCCGCACCGGCGGCGGCGCGATCCGTTCGACGCGCCCGGGCTGGACGAGGCCCTGCTGGAGGAGCTGCTGGCGAGGACGTCGGGGGATGAGGAGGATCCGGACGATCCCGACGGCGGAGGTCCTGATATTTCCGGACCTGGCGGCCCGGACGGCTCGCCCACGTCGGCCGGAGACGGCCCCCCGCCACCCGGCGATCCGGAAGGCGGTCCTGAAGGCGGCGGACCCGGGAGCGGCGGACCCCAAGACGGACCCCAAGACGGGCCTCAAGACGGGCCCCAAAGCGGGCCCGAAGGCGGGCCCGAGGGCGGCGGGCCTCAAGGCGGGGCCGGGCCGGATCGCGGGCGCCGGCACGACCGTGCGTTGGACGGCAGATACCCGCCGGCGGTCGACGATGCCGCACAGGCCGCCGAAAGCAGGGAATCGCTGTTGGCTGCCGACGACGGCGCGGTGCTGGCGCAGGGCGGAGTGCCGGGGGAGGAAGCGGCCGGGCGGGTGGCCGGGGTGGCGGCGCCGTACCGGGTGCCGTTGCTGGAGGTGCCCGGCGTCGGCGAGGGCGCGGCCGGGCGGCGGTCGCGCTCGCGCACCCCGCACGGCCGGGCCACCGGCTCGCGCCGCCCCGCCGGACGCGTGCGCGACCTGCACGTCACGGCGACGGTCCTGGCCGCCGCGCCCCACCAGCTGCGGCGCGGACGCCGCGGCCCCGGGCTGGTGCTGCGCGAGGACGACCTGCGCGAGGTGGTGCGCGAGGGCCGGGAGGGCAACCTCGTGCTGTTCGTGGTGGACGCGAGCGGCTCGATGGCGGCGCGCAAGAGGATGACCGCGGTCAAGACGGCGGTGCTCAGCCTGCTGCTGGACGCCTACCAGCGGCGCGACAAGGTCGGCCTGGTCACCTTCCGCGGCCGGGGCGCGGCGGTCGCGCTGCCGCCGACCTCGTCGGTGGAGGCGGGCGCGGCGCGGTTGCGCTCGCTGCCGACCGGCGGGCGCACCCCGCTGGCGGCCGGGCTGGCGCGGGCCGCCGACGTGCTGCGCGTGGAGCGGCTGCGCGACCCGGCGCGGCGGCCGCTGCTGGTGCTGGTGACGGACGGGCGCGCCACGGCGGGCGGCGACGTGGACCGGGCGGCGGCGCTGCTGGCGGGCACGGCGGCGGTGGTCGTGGACTGCGAGAGCGGCCCCGTGCGGCTGGGCCTGGCGGTCCGGCTGGCGGCCCGGCTGCGGGCGCGCCTCGTCTCCCTCGACTCCCTGGCCGATCTCGGCTCGGTCGTGCGCGATCACAGGAAGGCGGTCTGA
- a CDS encoding alpha/beta fold hydrolase, which translates to MTTFILVHGAWYGPWAWERVTPLLHEAGIRTVTPTLTLEGDAGLDTHVQELLTVLDDEAAADGDVVLVGHSYAGLVVRQAADQRPGQVSHIMMIDGWAGGDGESLFSLAPDAFVTAISRGARARADGRHVPAPQPERFGITDPEDARRLAQRLRPQPLRTFTEATRLSGAVNQIPGTAIYCHPPTFPFEQFGKAVGYRTLPLDGPHDVMGTHPQEVARLLVDIHTSQFNNEKARH; encoded by the coding sequence ATGACCACTTTCATCCTCGTCCACGGTGCCTGGTACGGACCCTGGGCATGGGAGCGCGTCACCCCGCTCCTGCACGAGGCCGGGATACGAACGGTGACCCCCACCCTGACCCTGGAAGGCGACGCCGGTCTGGACACCCACGTCCAGGAACTCCTCACCGTCCTGGACGACGAGGCGGCGGCCGACGGCGACGTGGTGCTGGTCGGGCACAGCTACGCGGGACTCGTCGTCCGTCAGGCAGCCGACCAGCGGCCCGGCCAGGTGAGCCACATCATGATGATCGACGGCTGGGCCGGTGGCGACGGCGAGAGCCTGTTCAGCCTGGCACCCGACGCCTTCGTCACCGCGATCAGCAGGGGCGCCCGCGCCCGCGCCGACGGCCGCCACGTGCCCGCCCCGCAGCCGGAACGCTTCGGCATCACCGATCCCGAGGACGCCCGCCGGCTGGCGCAGCGCCTGCGACCCCAGCCGCTGCGCACCTTCACCGAGGCGACCCGGCTGAGCGGCGCAGTCAATCAGATCCCCGGAACCGCGATCTACTGCCACCCTCCGACCTTCCCCTTCGAACAGTTCGGGAAGGCGGTCGGCTATCGCACGCTGCCCTTGGACGGCCCGCACGATGTGATGGGCACCCACCCGCAGGAGGTGGCGCGGCTTCTTGTGGACATTCACACCTCTCAGTTCAATAACGAGAAGGCCAGACATTAG
- a CDS encoding CbtB domain-containing protein, whose amino-acid sequence MSGLSTPSAIPFPRLRLWLLAVPVLLLVAYLVLMDNGAISQTGAYLHELMHDGRHLLGVPCH is encoded by the coding sequence ATGAGTGGTCTGTCCACTCCTTCGGCAATCCCCTTCCCCCGTCTGCGGCTGTGGCTGCTCGCCGTTCCGGTGCTGCTGCTGGTCGCCTACCTGGTGCTGATGGACAACGGGGCCATCTCGCAAACCGGTGCTTACCTGCACGAACTCATGCACGACGGACGCCACCTGCTCGGCGTTCCCTGCCACTAG
- a CDS encoding histidine phosphatase family protein, producing MGLRPGGPPRGGRPGDRRLAGLSGVLFVRHASTPGMRAACFPAPGEDADAASLTRAAALTRPPTGPVAASAVGAGTVAAPGPAAGAALGSAAGAVVWVAPSVAARQTVDALGLAARVAPALAEVDCGRWRGLPYERVAREEPDALASWLTDPHAAPHGGESLAAHAERVAAWLESVRAEPGVVAVCDAGTIRAALGHALGLDPLSAARFDLAPLSVTELTVTRAGWRVAHVNRKVLI from the coding sequence GTGGGCCTGCGACCGGGCGGCCCGCCGCGCGGCGGGCGTCCCGGCGACCGCCGCCTCGCCGGGCTGAGCGGGGTGCTGTTCGTACGGCACGCGAGCACGCCGGGGATGCGGGCCGCCTGCTTCCCCGCGCCCGGCGAGGACGCCGACGCGGCGAGCCTGACCAGGGCCGCCGCGCTGACCCGGCCGCCGACCGGGCCGGTGGCCGCGTCAGCGGTGGGAGCGGGGACCGTGGCGGCGCCAGGGCCGGCGGCCGGAGCTGCGCTCGGGTCGGCGGCCGGGGCGGTGGTGTGGGTGGCTCCCAGTGTTGCCGCCCGTCAGACCGTCGACGCGCTCGGGCTGGCGGCTCGGGTGGCCCCGGCGCTGGCGGAGGTGGATTGCGGCCGGTGGCGGGGCCTGCCGTACGAGCGGGTCGCGCGGGAGGAGCCGGACGCGCTGGCGAGCTGGCTGACCGACCCGCACGCGGCCCCGCACGGCGGTGAGAGCCTGGCCGCGCACGCCGAGCGGGTCGCCGCCTGGCTGGAGTCCGTACGCGCGGAGCCCGGCGTCGTCGCCGTCTGCGACGCGGGCACGATCCGGGCGGCGCTCGGCCACGCGCTCGGGCTGGACCCGCTGAGCGCCGCCCGCTTCGATCTCGCGCCGCTGTCCGTCACCGAGCTGACCGTCACGCGCGCCGGCTGGCGGGTCGCCCATGTCAACCGGAAGGTTCTGATTTGA
- a CDS encoding cytochrome P450 gives MSDIVERYNIPEQLFWLHGPRPGGPVEHHAASGMWNVYGFPELHEVLGDPATFSSDVLRVTPEEQKPQGFSLDGFITQIDPPEHGKLRKLVSSAFTRKVVADLEPRIAAVTHELLDAARERGGFELVRDLAYPLPVIVIAELLGVPSSDRELFKQWADTLFRQDTKVSFDELFDRREQDRETTMKSWREMSDYLAGHAAERRRQPRADLLTKLVEAEVDGEHLPDEQVVNFAIVLLLAGHVTTTMLLGNTVLALDAFPEQQDRARADRAAIPAIIEESLRFFTPFALLARATTREAELGGVTIPADQTVLTWIGAANRDPRQFADPDVFDPRRDPNPHLAFGRGIHFCLGAPLARLEGRVALNILLDRFDRLRTDPEDPVVFMPMPTMTGVRRLPLV, from the coding sequence ATGTCTGACATCGTCGAGCGGTACAACATCCCCGAACAGCTCTTCTGGCTGCACGGCCCGCGACCGGGCGGGCCGGTCGAACACCACGCCGCCTCCGGCATGTGGAACGTCTACGGCTTCCCCGAACTGCACGAGGTCCTCGGCGACCCCGCGACGTTCTCCTCCGACGTGCTTCGCGTGACCCCCGAGGAGCAGAAGCCGCAGGGGTTCTCACTGGACGGCTTCATCACCCAGATCGACCCGCCGGAGCACGGCAAGCTGCGCAAACTGGTCAGCAGCGCCTTCACCCGCAAGGTCGTCGCGGACCTCGAGCCGAGGATCGCCGCCGTCACCCACGAACTGCTCGACGCGGCGCGCGAGCGCGGCGGGTTCGAGCTGGTGCGCGACCTGGCCTACCCGCTCCCGGTCATCGTCATCGCCGAGCTGCTCGGCGTGCCCAGCAGCGATCGCGAGCTGTTCAAGCAGTGGGCCGACACGCTGTTCCGGCAGGACACCAAGGTCTCGTTCGACGAGCTCTTCGACAGGCGGGAGCAGGACAGGGAGACCACGATGAAGTCGTGGCGGGAGATGTCCGACTACCTCGCCGGCCACGCCGCCGAACGCCGCCGGCAGCCGCGCGCCGACCTGCTCACCAAGCTGGTCGAGGCCGAGGTGGACGGCGAACACCTGCCCGACGAGCAGGTGGTCAACTTCGCGATCGTCCTGCTGCTGGCCGGGCACGTCACCACGACGATGCTGCTCGGCAACACGGTGCTGGCCCTGGACGCCTTCCCCGAGCAGCAGGACCGGGCGCGGGCCGACCGCGCCGCGATCCCGGCGATCATCGAGGAGTCCCTGCGCTTCTTCACCCCGTTCGCCCTGCTCGCCCGCGCCACCACCCGCGAGGCCGAGCTCGGCGGCGTGACCATACCGGCCGATCAGACGGTGCTGACCTGGATCGGGGCGGCCAACCGGGATCCCCGGCAGTTCGCCGACCCCGACGTCTTCGACCCCCGCCGCGACCCCAACCCGCATCTCGCCTTCGGCCGCGGCATCCACTTCTGCCTGGGCGCCCCCCTGGCCCGGCTGGAGGGCCGGGTCGCCCTGAACATCCTGCTCGACCGGTTCGACCGCCTGCGTACCGATCCGGAGGACCCCGTGGTGTTCATGCCCATGCCGACCATGACCGGCGTGCGGCGCCTGCCGCTGGTCTGA
- a CDS encoding cobyrinate a,c-diamide synthase: MVVPRLVIAAPSSGSGKTTVATGLMAALRARGLRVSPHKVGPDYIDPGYHALATGRPGRNLDPWLVGEERVRPLFLHGAAGCDVAVVEGVMGLFDGKGDTDFASTAHVARLLDAPVVLVVDAARQSRSVAAVVHGFATFDPRVRVGGVVLNRVGSDRHEELCRSALAAAGVPVLGAVRRDDAVSTPSRHLGLVPAAEREADALAAVDRLAALVTRSCDLDALLRLAASAPRLDAVPWEPVRRERTDRPVVAVAGGAAFTFGYAEHVELLRAAGADVAVFDPLRDERLPDGTAALVIGGGFPEVYAAELAANEPLRARVAAFRGPVAAECAGLLYLCEELDGRRMCGRVPGRARMTPRLTLGYRDAVALRRSPLTEPGERFRGHEFHRTAVEYAGEPLFRWERGADGFGDALVTASYLHLHWAGQPMTAQRLVSSSRSPSVLR, translated from the coding sequence GTGGTAGTTCCCCGGCTCGTCATCGCCGCGCCCTCGTCGGGCAGCGGCAAGACGACGGTGGCCACGGGGCTGATGGCGGCGCTGCGGGCACGCGGGCTGCGGGTCTCGCCGCACAAGGTGGGCCCCGACTACATCGACCCGGGCTATCACGCGCTGGCCACCGGGCGTCCCGGCCGCAACCTGGATCCGTGGCTGGTGGGCGAGGAGCGCGTACGGCCGCTGTTCCTGCACGGGGCGGCGGGCTGCGACGTGGCGGTGGTCGAGGGCGTGATGGGGCTGTTCGACGGCAAGGGGGACACCGACTTCGCCTCGACCGCCCACGTGGCCCGGCTGCTGGACGCGCCGGTCGTGCTGGTGGTGGACGCGGCGCGGCAGAGCAGGTCGGTGGCGGCGGTGGTGCACGGGTTCGCCACGTTCGACCCCCGGGTGCGGGTGGGCGGGGTGGTGCTGAACCGGGTGGGCTCCGACCGGCACGAGGAGCTGTGCCGCTCCGCGCTGGCCGCGGCGGGCGTGCCGGTGCTGGGCGCGGTCCGCCGCGACGACGCCGTCTCCACGCCGTCGCGGCATCTCGGGCTGGTGCCCGCCGCCGAACGGGAGGCCGATGCGCTGGCCGCGGTGGACCGGCTGGCCGCGCTGGTGACCCGCTCGTGCGACCTCGACGCGCTGCTCCGGCTGGCGGCGTCGGCGCCGCGGCTGGACGCCGTCCCCTGGGAGCCCGTGCGAAGGGAGCGGACGGACCGGCCGGTGGTGGCGGTGGCGGGCGGGGCGGCGTTCACGTTCGGCTACGCCGAGCACGTCGAGCTGCTGCGGGCGGCCGGGGCGGACGTCGCGGTGTTCGACCCGCTGCGGGACGAGCGGCTGCCGGACGGGACCGCGGCGCTCGTGATCGGCGGCGGCTTCCCCGAGGTGTACGCCGCCGAGCTGGCCGCCAACGAGCCGCTCCGCGCGCGGGTGGCGGCCTTCCGCGGCCCGGTCGCCGCCGAGTGCGCCGGGCTGCTCTACCTGTGCGAGGAGCTGGACGGGCGGCGGATGTGCGGGCGGGTGCCGGGCCGGGCACGGATGACGCCGAGGCTGACGCTCGGCTACCGGGACGCGGTCGCGCTCAGGCGCTCGCCGCTGACGGAGCCGGGCGAGCGCTTCCGGGGGCACGAGTTCCACCGCACCGCCGTCGAGTACGCCGGCGAGCCGCTGTTCCGCTGGGAGAGGGGCGCCGACGGGTTCGGCGACGCCCTGGTGACCGCGTCCTACCTGCACCTGCACTGGGCCGGGCAGCCGATGACGGCTCAGCGGCTGGTGTCGTCCTCCAGGTCGCCCTCGGTCTTGAGATAG